The sequence TAGGTATGGATCGCTGATCGCGCCAATCCGTGTCCGCCGCAATTTCACGACCGAATTGCCGATCGCGTCGAACATCTTGCGTAACTGCTGATTGTGCCCCTCATGCAGTGTCACCTCGTACCAGCCATTGTTTTGCGTCGGTTTTAGCTCGCGTATCTCTGCGGGAGCGGTCTTGAAGCCGTCTTCCAACGTAACGCCGCGGCGGAGTTTGTTGATCGCGTTGCGGTTTGGCAGGCCCTTGACCTTGACCTCATAGACCTTTGGGATCTTTTTAGATCCCGCAACGCGGTTCGTGAATTCACCGTCGTTTGTCAGGATGATCAGCCCCTCGCTGTTGTAATCGAGCCGCCCGACCGGATGCAGTTTGCCCTTGCCTTTCACGAGATCGACGACGAGCTTGCGATTTTCGGGGTCGCTGACGCTCGACAGGTAGCCTTTCGGTTTGTTTACGAGGACATACGTTTTGGAACGGCTCTGGAGCTTGGCATTTATCAGCTTGCCGCGAACCTTGATGTGGTCCCGCTCAGGATCGGCCTTAGTGCCGAGTTCGGTCACGATCTCGCCGTTGACCGTGACCTCGCCGGCAGCGATAAGCTGCTCGGCCGCCCGGCGTGAGGCGATACCGGCTTGGGCGATGAGTTTCTGCAATCTTTCCGGCACAGAACGCTATTGAACCACATAGGCACATAGAACACATAGATATAACCGGCACTTCTATGTCTTCTATGTGCCTATGTGGCTAATCTTATTGGACTAGGTCCTCGAAGTCTTCGATACTCGGCAGTTCCGTCAGGTCGTTGAGGCCGAACTGGATGAGGAATTCTTTTGACGTGCCGTACATCATCGGGCGGCCGACGGCCTCTTTGCGGCCCTTTGCGACGATGAGGCGTTTGTCGAGGAGCGTTTTGATCGACGTTGCACTCTGCACACCTCGGATCTCGAGGATCTCGGGAACGGTCACGGGTTGCTTATATGCGATGACCGCAAGCGTTTCGAGCGAGGCGATAGAGAGCTTGGCAGACGGACGTGTTTTTAGGAATGCACGAACCTCTTCGTGCAGTTCCGTCCGAGTCGCAAGCTGATAGCCACCGGCTATCTCGCGTATCTGCAGGCCGCTGCCGCGTTCGGTATATTCGGCTGCAAGCTGCTCAACGGCGGCCTTTACCGCTCCTTTGTCTTCATCAAGGACCTCGGCGATAAGCTTTGCCGTCACAGGCTCGTCTGCGACAAAAATGAGTGCCTCGACGAGGGCCACCAACTCGGAGGGCGTTCGGTTTCTCTGCTTTGCGGCCGCTTGCTCGGTCATAAAAATCAACCACAGATTAACACAGATGGACACCGATAAGAATTGCCTTATCTGTGTCCATCCGTGTCCATCCGTGGTTACATCTTTTTCAGTATTATGTCGCCAAACGTGCTCTTTTGCAGCAGTTTGACGTTCTCGGCCCTCACGATCTCGAGCACGGCGATAAAGGCGGTTACGAGTTCGCGGCGGGTGTGCATTTCGTCAAAAAACTTCAGCAGGCTAAGTTCGCCGTCGTCTAGGATGCGGCGTTTGAGGGTTTTGATCATGTCGGCGAGCGAGATCTCTTCGCGCTCGATCTCCATCTTGACCTCATCGGCGTGGCGGGTAGCGATCTGCTGAAATATCTTGAGCAGGTCAAAGACGGTCGCGTCCACCTCGCCGATGTCACCGTCAGTTTCGATGGTGCCGCGGGTGAACGTCGCCTGTTCGATCTCGCCGCGTTCGTGAAGCATGCCGGCGGCCGATTTGAATTTCTCGTATTCGAGCAGGCGGTCGACAAGCTCCTGGCGCGGGTCCTCGAATTCCTCGTCTTCCTCGGCCTTGGGGTCGCGAGGCAGCAGCATCTTTGACTTGATCTCGATCAGCGTCGCGGCCATTACGAGGAAATCTGCTGCGACGGCGATATCCAGCCGCTTCATTAGGCGGATGTATTCGAGATATTTCTCGGTGATACGGGCGATCGGAATGTCAAAAATGTTTGCCTGCTCCTGGCGGATCACATAGAGCAGTAGATCGAGCGGGCCGGCAAAGTCGCCGATCTTTATCTGCAGCTCGTCCGATTCGCGTACGATCTCGGCCGTCTCCTTATGAAAGTCGAATGTAAATTGATCGAGTTGTTCTTCTGCTGCAGGCATTAGGCAAATTAAACAAAGAAATAGCCACGAATGCACGAATAAACCATGATCTTGTTCTTATTCGTACATTCGTGGCTATTCTTTCCGACTTATTCTTCTGCGTCAACCGCGTGTAGCTTGAGGTCATCGAGGTTTACGACCTGCAGAGCGGACTCATGCGTTGCCGCAAGCACGACCTGCGGGGCCATGCCGTCCTCAAATGCCTGCTGCCATCGCGTCACGCAAAGGCACCATTTGTCGCCGTCCTTGACACCGGGAAATGCGTACTGCGGCATCGGCGTTGAAAGGTCGTTGCCGACCGAACGCGAATACTCCAGAAACTCGTCCGTCGCGAGAATACACACTGTATGCCGCCCTAGATCGTCGGCACCGGTGCGGCAATAGCCGTCGCGATAAAATCCCGTCATCGGATCGGTGCAGCACGACTCGAGGTTGCCTCCGAGGACGTTGCGAGGTTTAGGGTAGTGGCCGTTGCCGTAGGTAATGCTCATCTACGTTTGATTCACCGCAGAGGCACGGAGGGCGCAGAGAAACACAATTTAGGTCGATACTCCGTGTTCTCTGTGCCTCTGTGGTGAATTCTTCTTCATATTAATTCCAGTGCCTTTTCGATCGGCCGAGCCAGCACCGCCTTGTCGTCGACCTCGACTATCGGCCGCTGGATCAGATTCGGATCGGCGACCATTGCCTTGATCACGTCGGCGTCTGGCGTGTTGTCGTTAATTCCGGCCGCCGCCGCACCGCGGGCCAGCTTGATCGGCCTGAGGCCCGTTTTGGCAATCAACGCACCGAGGTTCTTCTCGGTGAACGGTTCATTAAAATAATTGACCTTGTCCCATTCAATGCCGTTCTCACGGAACAGCGTCGCCAAGTTGCGGCACGTGGTTCAGGTCGGTTTTTCGTAAACGATAATTCTATTCATTTTAGGCTAAGGCGAGTTCTGGTGTCTGAACGATCACATGGGCGATTATGTCCTCACCTGTAACATCATTTGTGTCGTGCAGAACATATTGTAAAGGTTTTGGAGCCGGGACGGTCTCACCGTTTTCGATCATGCCCTCAATGTGAAATTCCAACGCGTCTCGCATCGAATCAATTGTTTCCTCAATCGTTCGACCGGTCGCTATACATCCGGGCACGTCCGGCGAGAACGCCGAGTAGTTCCGGGCCCCTTTTTCTATAACAACAAGATATCTGTTCTTCATGAGATTATTTTAGTCCTGCCTGCGTCAAAATACTACGCTCCGTTTTTGGATGGACTTCGTCCGAAGGATGGCCCGCAATGGTGACCGTACCTGGTTTTACGGTATGACGATACTGTCGATGGCTGCCGCGAGTACGGGCCAAGACCCAACCGTCTTTTTCGATCAGTTTGATAAGTTCGCGGACCTTCACAACGAGATACCTAATCGCTCGTTGACCGTCGCAAGTGTATCGCCCGCGATAGACCGGGCTTTTTGCGCGCCGTTATTAAGTATCAACTTCAGTGAGGCGTCGTCATACTGCTTTACGCGCTCCTGAAACGGTCGCAGGAACTCGACTGTCACCTCGGCCAGTTCGCTTTTGAAATCGCCGTAACCTTTACCGGCAAAATGCGATACGCATTCGTCCGTCGATTTACCGGTCAGCAGTTGATAGATCGTCAGCAGGTTTGTGATCGCGGGTCGCGCTACGTCGAATGTAATCTCGGTCCCGCTGTCTGTGACGGCGCGTTTGATCTTTTTGGTGACGGTATCGGCGTCGTCGAGCAGAAAGATCGAGGCGTTCGGATTTTCGTCGGATTTAGACATCTTTTTCGTCGGGTCCTGGAGCGATTTGATGCTGGCGCCGGCGGGTGGAATGTAAACGTCGGGCACCTTAAAAGTCTCGCCAAAATCGCGATTGAATCGCTCGGCAAGATCGCGTGTCAGTTCGATATGCTGCTTTTGGTCCTGTCCGACAGGGACGAGATCGGCCTGATAAAGCAGGATGTCGGCTGCCATCAGGATGGGATAGGTGAAGAGGCCGACGCTTGAGCGTTCGCGGCCGCCTCTTTGCGATTTGTCCTTGAACTGAGTCATCCGCTCAAGCTCGCCCATGCGGGCAATACATGACAGCACCCAAGTGAGTTCGGCATGTTCGGCGACGTCGGATTGGACAAAGATCGGCGACTTTTCGGGATCGACACCGGCGGCTAGGTAGATGCGGGCGAGGTCGAGCGTTTTTTGCCGATACGTTGTCGGCTCCTGCGGCAGCGTGATGCCGTGCAGGTTGACGATGCAAAAGAACGATTCGTACTCGTCCTGCAGCGCGACCCAATTCTTGATCGCACCGAGATAATTGCCGATATGCAATTCGCCGGTCGGCTGTGCGCCGCTGAAAATGCGTTTCTTCATATCAGGCAGATAGAACAAAAAGAAGTGCGTAAAGGAACGGCGTGATTATCATCCGGAACACGCCCATATAGATCAGCAGCATCAGTATCAAAAAGCCGTACTGCTCAAGCAGCGCAAGCGCCGGTTGGGCTGAATCCGGTAGGAACGTCGCGAGAATCTTGCTGCCGTCAAGCGGCGGAAATGGCAATAGGTTGAACACGAACAGCGACATATTCAGCAGCATCAGGTTGCCGACAAAGATAGCCAGCGGATTTGTACTGTGGCCAAAAAAGTCGACGACGCTAAAGCCTTGGCTCAACATTACCTTCGCCGCGATAATGCCGATGATGAGCAGAATAAGATTCGCGAGTACACCTGCGATCGAGACCATCACATTGCCCCACGTATAGTTTGTCCATTTGCGCGGGTTCACTGGCGTCGGTTTGCCCCATCCGATCAGCGGAATGCTTCCAAGGGCTCCGCCGACGCTGCCGAGGATAAATGCGATCATCGGTATCGCCAGGGTGCCGATGGGGTCGGTGTGAGCTACGGGGTTGAGCGTGACGCGGCCGAGCATATATGCTGTGTCGTCGCCGAACTTATACGACATCCACGCGTGACCTGCCTCGTGACACGATATCGCGAGCAATAACACGACCATGTAGATCACGAGGTGGCTGACCAGATTGAGAATATCGCCGTCGCCCATAAGATTATTCGTGCATTCGTGGCTAGATTGTGCCATTCTTTTAGCCCAAAATAAAATTTTGTATGGCTGAACATATTGTCTGCATCGCAAGCGAACACAAGGGGAACGAGTTTCTCGAAGAGGCCCGCGCGGCCCGTTGGGACGTAACGCTCGTGACGCGGCAGAAGCTGCTCGAGGAAGCATGGCCATGGGACGCGATCACGGATGCCAAAACCGTTGATGACATTGCGCAGCCGGTCGATTACGTCCGCGCGGTGACGAATCTCGCAGGCTCTCGCAATATTGACCGTGTTGTGGGCCTGGACGAATTTGATGTGATTACCGCTGCTTTGACGCGCGAACATTTGCAGATCAGCGGCATGACGAGTTCTTTCGTCAGGCGGTTTCGCGACAAGCTGACGATGCGAAATCTCGCACGAAATGCGGGCATACCGTGCCCGGCGTTTATCGGCGCGTTTAATCAGGATGAGATCCGTAAGTATCTCGAGGACGTTCCGGGGCCGTGGATCGTCAAGCCGCGGCACGAGGTGTCGGCCTTTGGCATCCGCAAATGCGAGACGGCCGATGAGGTCTGGGGCGTTTTGAATGATCTCGACAACCGCCACAACTGGCGCGATCACCCGTCGCAATTCTTGATCGAGCGGTTTATCGAGGGCCGCGTTTTTCATGTCGATTCTGTTGTCGCCGACGGTAAGGTCGCGGCGTGCGGCGTGAGCCAATACGGCACGACGCCATTCAAGGTATCGCATTACGGCGGCGTGTTTTCGTCGTCGATCGTGTCGTACCGGTCGAAAGAGCGCAAGGAACTCGAAGTTCTCAATAACGCATTGCTGATGGCCTTCGGCTATGATCAGGGCGTTTCGCATGCGGAATTCCT is a genomic window of Chloracidobacterium sp. containing:
- a CDS encoding rRNA pseudouridine synthase, whose amino-acid sequence is MPERLQKLIAQAGIASRRAAEQLIAAGEVTVNGEIVTELGTKADPERDHIKVRGKLINAKLQSRSKTYVLVNKPKGYLSSVSDPENRKLVVDLVKGKGKLHPVGRLDYNSEGLIILTNDGEFTNRVAGSKKIPKVYEVKVKGLPNRNAINKLRRGVTLEDGFKTAPAEIRELKPTQNNGWYEVTLHEGHNQQLRKMFDAIGNSVVKLRRTRIGAISDPYLKVGASRELTVEEVKKITG
- the scpB gene encoding SMC-Scp complex subunit ScpB yields the protein MTEQAAAKQRNRTPSELVALVEALIFVADEPVTAKLIAEVLDEDKGAVKAAVEQLAAEYTERGSGLQIREIAGGYQLATRTELHEEVRAFLKTRPSAKLSIASLETLAVIAYKQPVTVPEILEIRGVQSATSIKTLLDKRLIVAKGRKEAVGRPMMYGTSKEFLIQFGLNDLTELPSIEDFEDLVQ
- a CDS encoding segregation/condensation protein A, which codes for MPAAEEQLDQFTFDFHKETAEIVRESDELQIKIGDFAGPLDLLLYVIRQEQANIFDIPIARITEKYLEYIRLMKRLDIAVAADFLVMAATLIEIKSKMLLPRDPKAEEDEEFEDPRQELVDRLLEYEKFKSAAGMLHERGEIEQATFTRGTIETDGDIGEVDATVFDLLKIFQQIATRHADEVKMEIEREEISLADMIKTLKRRILDDGELSLLKFFDEMHTRRELVTAFIAVLEIVRAENVKLLQKSTFGDIILKKM
- a CDS encoding DUF2237 domain-containing protein translates to MSITYGNGHYPKPRNVLGGNLESCCTDPMTGFYRDGYCRTGADDLGRHTVCILATDEFLEYSRSVGNDLSTPMPQYAFPGVKDGDKWCLCVTRWQQAFEDGMAPQVVLAATHESALQVVNLDDLKLHAVDAEE
- a CDS encoding arsenate reductase, which produces MATLFRENGIEWDKVNYFNEPFTEKNLGALIAKTGLRPIKLARGAAAAGINDNTPDADVIKAMVADPNLIQRPIVEVDDKAVLARPIEKALELI
- a CDS encoding type II toxin-antitoxin system HicB family antitoxin produces the protein MKNRYLVVIEKGARNYSAFSPDVPGCIATGRTIEETIDSMRDALEFHIEGMIENGETVPAPKPLQYVLHDTNDVTGEDIIAHVIVQTPELALA
- a CDS encoding type II toxin-antitoxin system HicA family toxin, with the protein product MKVRELIKLIEKDGWVLARTRGSHRQYRHTVKPGTVTIAGHPSDEVHPKTERSILTQAGLK
- the trpS gene encoding tryptophan--tRNA ligase, whose protein sequence is MKKRIFSGAQPTGELHIGNYLGAIKNWVALQDEYESFFCIVNLHGITLPQEPTTYRQKTLDLARIYLAAGVDPEKSPIFVQSDVAEHAELTWVLSCIARMGELERMTQFKDKSQRGGRERSSVGLFTYPILMAADILLYQADLVPVGQDQKQHIELTRDLAERFNRDFGETFKVPDVYIPPAGASIKSLQDPTKKMSKSDENPNASIFLLDDADTVTKKIKRAVTDSGTEITFDVARPAITNLLTIYQLLTGKSTDECVSHFAGKGYGDFKSELAEVTVEFLRPFQERVKQYDDASLKLILNNGAQKARSIAGDTLATVNERLGISL
- a CDS encoding site-2 protease family protein, which translates into the protein MAQSSHECTNNLMGDGDILNLVSHLVIYMVVLLLAISCHEAGHAWMSYKFGDDTAYMLGRVTLNPVAHTDPIGTLAIPMIAFILGSVGGALGSIPLIGWGKPTPVNPRKWTNYTWGNVMVSIAGVLANLILLIIGIIAAKVMLSQGFSVVDFFGHSTNPLAIFVGNLMLLNMSLFVFNLLPFPPLDGSKILATFLPDSAQPALALLEQYGFLILMLLIYMGVFRMIITPFLYALLFVLSA
- a CDS encoding ATP-grasp domain-containing protein, translated to MAEHIVCIASEHKGNEFLEEARAARWDVTLVTRQKLLEEAWPWDAITDAKTVDDIAQPVDYVRAVTNLAGSRNIDRVVGLDEFDVITAALTREHLQISGMTSSFVRRFRDKLTMRNLARNAGIPCPAFIGAFNQDEIRKYLEDVPGPWIVKPRHEVSAFGIRKCETADEVWGVLNDLDNRHNWRDHPSQFLIERFIEGRVFHVDSVVADGKVAACGVSQYGTTPFKVSHYGGVFSSSIVSYRSKERKELEVLNNALLMAFGYDQGVSHAEFLQSEADGQFYLLEVACRVGGAYIANVLEHACGFNLWREWAKLETATAERPYLLPKLRKEFAGITLALANVDQPDTSGYGDEEIVYRVDKPKHVGLIFRSKTQKRIDELISIYTDRISADFLAVAPVKERYDD